DNA from Chitinophagales bacterium:
TGCCAGGCATCCTTTAAATGATATTCGCCGATGCGGGTGCGGCAAAGTGAAGAAAGATACGCGCCGCTGTCTAAAGATTTGCCGAAGTCATTCGCCAAAGACCTTACATAAAAACCTTTCGCACAAATAATCCTGAAGTGAACCTTCGGCATTTCAATTTCAATTATCTCAAATTCATGCACCTGAACTAAACGTTTTTTCAATTCAAACACATCACCTCGTCTTGCTTTTTTATAGGCCCGTTTCCCATCTACCATTGCAGCTGAGTATATTGGGGGTGACTGCAGAATTTCTCCCTGGTATTGAATTGCCATTTTTCTGATCAATTCTTCGGTGATATGGCTGGTATCAAAATACTGATCAGCCTCAGTTTCCATGTCGTAGCTCGGTGTAGACTTGCCCAGGGTTAAGGTGCCGGTATATTCTTTTTCTTTATTCTGAATTTCAGAGATCTTTTTGGTAAGCTGTTGTGTACACAGAATGAGCAATCCTGTTGCATATGGATCCAGTGTTCCGGCATGGCCGACCTTAGCCCCCGTTAATCTCTTTACTTTCTTTACCACATCGAAAGATGACCAGTCGAAAGGTTTATCGAAAAGCAGAATACTGCCATTGAGGATGTCGGCAAAGGTCATTGCATAAACAGGTGTTTCCCCATTGATAGCAATATAAGAATTATTGCTCCAACAATAATCCGGTATATTCCAAAAATCAGAAACCCGTGTTTGGTAAGGAAAGAAATAAAAGCCCTTATAGTAACAATGGCCACAATAAATGATACCACAATACCTATAAGCAAAGGGCCTATGGTATCGTGCGTTATCGTTTTATAGTAATCGAGAAAGTCGAACAATGTAGCTGCTCCCATGGTGGGAACGGCGAGGAAAAAAGAGAATTCAGCGGCCTGTTTCCTGTTTAATTTTTGAGTAAGGCCCCCTATGATAGTAGCAGCAGACCGCGAGACACCGGGAATCAATGATATTACCTGGAAACATCCGATCTTAAAAGCCATTGCATTGGTAATGGGTTTATAAGGGCCTTCCTCCGTTTTTCGGAAAATACGATCGATGAATAATAATACAATTCCACCAAGAAATAAGGAGATGGCAACTACCATCACGCTTCCAAGCATTTGATCAACCTTATCTTTCAGCAATAAGCCAAAGATGGCTGCAGGAATAAATGCAAGCAGCAGCTTCAGGTAAAAGTTAAAAGTGTCCTTAATATTTCTCCTGGGAACGAATCGTTTCCAGTACAAAATGATTACTGCCAGAATGGCTCCGAACTGTATCACGACCTCAAACATTTTCACAAAGTCATTTTCCTCGATTCCCATTATGGCAGAAGCAATAATCATGTGACCGGTAGAGGAAATAGGAAGAAATTCAGTAAGCCCTTCCACAATGCCAAGAATGATTGCCTGAATAATAGTCATCGGTTCCTTTTAAACGGCGGCAAAGATAATAGGAAGTTTGATTGACCTGTCTCGGAGGTTTTATTTTAGTGTTATCTTAACATATAAGAGACGTATCCTGACATCCTAATCGAAATAGTTTTAATCCATATCTTCGACTCGCTGCTTAATCTTACCTGCAAGCTTCATCCCTAGATCTTTAACTTTCAATCTTCATCTTCCATGAAACATAAACTGCTTCACTATTTCACTATGCATTTCCCTATATTCCTTTGCACAATAGTCAAATGATTCACTTCAGGAATTAGATGCTTATGGAAATCGCTTGTTAGGAACAAAGGGACAGTTGATAGATCAGCAAAGCCAGGGCTCTTACCATGGGTCGTATCGAATAAAAATACCGATGGCCTAATAACCATATTTACAGAAATTGGATATGCTGATGCAACATTAAAAGCAGTAAAAATCGATTACAATGCTAACCAGGTTTGGGAAACCACTATATCTGCAGTGAACAGCAATAAGAACAATGTCACTGTTGATGATTATTCCCATCACCAGCCTATAGCAGTTTGGTACGACGACCGGAATGATGGAGGAGTGTATATGCACAAAATATAAACAATGATGGTACCATTGGCGATAACAGTGAACGTACGAAAATACCGTCACTCAATGCCGTATCTGTTTATCCGTCAATAGCCATAGATCACATCTTCGTTACATACCCGGCAGTGCAGGTAATTTTAAATTATATTCACTGGAGGGAAAGGAATTGGTAGAAACAAAACTCAATAGTGAACTAACGGAAATCTTCGGCCACAGCTTAATGCCGGCTTGTATACGTACAAAATTTTTGACCTCGAAAAATATGCAGCTGGGAAACTAATGATAGTGCGTTAAGAAAGGAAAGGTCAAAATCTGATTGAAATCTTTAATACTGCGGAATCTCAAAGATTGGCTTTAGTTCAACGGTGGCTGCTGCGTTATTTCCGTTTGATTTCTGATCTCTTCCTTCGGCTCTGAATCTTCATACGCTCTTATAATTTTTTTCACAAGGGGATGACGAACTACATCATTTTCGGTTAAGTGTACCGTACCAATGCCTTTTATATCAGATAGAATGCTTAAAGCTTTAAATAATCCGCTGCGTTGTGATTTAGGCAGGTCGATTTGTGTGATGTCTCCGGTTACAATGCACTTTGCAGAAGAACCGATTCTTGTTAAAAACATCTTCAGCTGTACTTCGGTAGTGTTTTGTGCTTCATCCAAAATAATGTAAGCATGGTCGAGCGTTCGTCCGCGCATGAAGGCGAGAGGAGCCACCTCGATCACACGGTTTGCCATATAATAGTTCAGCTTATCAAGAGGGATCATATCATCCAGTGCATCGTACAATGGACGTAAATACGGATCAATCTTTTCTTTTAAATCACCAGGCAAGTAACCGAGGTTTTCGCCAGCTTCGACTGCAGGACGGGTAAGTATTATTTTCCTTATCTCCTTATTTTTTAAAGCACGCACTGCTAACGCAACTGCCGTATAGGTTTTTCCGGTTCCCGCAGGACCAATAGCAAATATGATGTCGTTATCTTCTGCCAGATCTACCATCCGTTTTTGATTCGGTGTTTTCGCCTTTACCACAATTCCATTTGGGCCGTAAACTATTGCATCAGGATGATGCTTCGGCATGTCCACTTCAAAAGGATCAATATCGTCAAGCAGATCTTCGGCAGCTTTATCTGAAAGCCGACCGTATTTCTCAATAAAGTGCACCATATTGTTAAGCTTTTCTTCAAGCAGCTCCAGGTCCTGCGTATTTCCTTCAATCTTTATTTTATTTCCGCGTGACGTAATTTTCACCCGGGGAAAAGCATTTTTTATGGTTTGAAGCCGTGAATTGTTGATGCCAAGCAGATCGACAGGTTCTATCGAATCAAGATGAATAATTAATTCTGTCAACGGTTCTATTGTTTATGTTAAAACTAAGTAAAATGAGAACCAAATCACTGTAGAAAAGTTCATCGAGCAATTAAGAAACTAAAGAATACAAAATTGTGCAGCAAGTGAGTAAAGTCTTGAGAGAAGTTAATTTGTTTCTGAGTTGCGAAGGTTACATTTGCCACGTCAAATGCAAAAATTTAATTTGCATTTTCATGTATGCCTGTAATCACGCTCACTACTGACCTGGGGACCCGCGACCACTACACGGGCACAGTAAAAGGCGAGCTGATGAAGGCCATTCCAAATGTTCAAATCGTTGATATTTCGAATGAAATTGAGCCATTTAATATTATGCATGGGGCTTTTGTTTTAAAAAACAGCTACCATCATTTTCCAAAAGGAACCTGCCATCTTATAGGTGTGAATACACTTAACGAAGAAGGCATGTCTTTTTTAGTGGTGCTAAATGAAGGATTTATTTTTATTGGTCCGGACAATGGTTTCTTCGGATTGATGTGGGAGGAATTGCCCTCGACAATTTTTCGCATCAGGGAGGATGCGGCAGAAATGTTCAGCACTCTTCCGATTAAAGATGTCTTTGTTCTGGCTGCTAAACATTTGCTTGCTGGTGGTGATCCGGAAGAAATTGCTGATAAAATTTCAACTTACCGGCAGAGTGCGCTCGGCCGGCCTATGATCAATAATAATTTTATACGGTGTTCCATTATTTATTTTGACCGGTTTGAAAATGCAATTCTCAATCTTACCCGGGAAGAGTTTGAAAAGGCTGCACATAACAGGAAATTTGTTGTTCATTTTAAGCGCTTTGATGATATCGATGCCGTGAGTGAAAATTATTATTCAGTCCCTGAAAGTGAAAAGCTTATTCTATTTAATTCTGCAGGATACCTGGAGATCGCCATCAATAAAGGAAACGCAAAAGGATTATTAAATTTAAGCGTCGGTGATTTGGTGCAAATAGAGTTTAAAGGATAACCAATCAGCGATAAACCCGGATTTTGCCGGTGTTACCATTCAAAAAATATAACTTTAATCATCAAATACAAGTTGATGAAACCGATCCTTTTCCTTTTCCTAAATGCCATGCTGTATCATCCTTTCTCTACGGCGCAAAGTTGGATTTGCCTCAGTTTTAAAAAATGGTCCGCAGGTAAATTTATTTCCCAATCCTTTTGCAGAACAGGCTACAGTCAATTTTGCTGTAACCGATTACATGGATTGCACCTTTAATCTTTACGACATAAATGGAAGGTTGGTAAAAACATTATTGGATGAACAGGTTAAACCAGGAACGAATCGTTTCACCTTTTCCCTGAAATATTTAGTACCGGGAAATTACGAGCTTATTATTTCCTCAGGATCAAAATTCATTAGCTCGAAGAAGATCATTAAAGAATAGTCCGGGTCGGCTACTCAATGTATAAAACCGAATAGGTATTCTCAATTCCTGCAGGAAATTTGTCTTTATATTGAAATAAGAGTGATTCATTTATTGTATTTTCAATAAAAACTTTGTTATGAAATTATCAGTGGTTCATGTGGCAGGCATTAAAAAAAAGGAACACAGTTCTCTCAATTGTTATTACCCAAGACAAATAGAGAAAAGAAAGTTATCGGAGTTTATTTTTTTATTCCTGTTTCTGCTTCCGTTTAGTTCATTGGCACAAACAAATATTATTTGTACAAATCCCATTGCCGAACAGGTAATGGCGGGTAATTACGACCCTGCAGCGTATCATTTATCTCTTTTTTCCGACGATCCTAATGTAATCAGCCAGGGCATTAATGACTTTATAAATTCTGATTCGCTGAAAGCCGATCTTGAAAAGCTCGGGACATTTTTCAATCGCAATACTGCATCTGACACTGTTTCGCCAACCCGTGGAATCGGGGCAGCCCGCCGTTGGGTATACCAGAAGTTTCAGCAGTTTAGCACTTCAAACAGCGGTCATTTGCTTTCTTCCTATTTGCAGTTTGATACCACTATTTGTACTATGCGCCGGCATCGGGATGTATTTGCAGTTCTGCCGGGAACAGATACCAGTGACCATTCCATAATTATTATTGAATCTCATTTAGACAGCCGGTGCGTTGATAACTGCGATACCAGCTGCCTCGCAGAAGGCATAGACGATAATGGCAGTGGAACTGCCCTTGTAATAGAACTTGCAAGGGTCTTAAGCAAATATAATTTTAAGCACACGATTGTCTTTCTTGCCAATATCGGAGAAGAGCAGGGCCTGTTTGGCTCGACTGCTTTTGTCAATTATGCACAGCAAAAAAGTATTGATATAAAAGCGGTTTTAAATAACGATATAGTGGGTGGTGTTTTATGCGGGCATACTTCTTCGCCGCCCAGCTGCTCTCCATTCGGAGATATTGATAGTACTGAGCTTCGGGTTTTTTCTTA
Protein-coding regions in this window:
- the truB gene encoding tRNA pseudouridine(55) synthase TruB translates to MTFADILNGSILLFDKPFDWSSFDVVKKVKRLTGAKVGHAGTLDPYATGLLILCTQQLTKKISEIQNKEKEYTGTLTLGKSTPSYDMETEADQYFDTSHITEELIRKMAIQYQGEILQSPPIYSAAMVDGKRAYKKARRGDVFELKKRLVQVHEFEIIEIEMPKVHFRIICAKGFYVRSLANDFGKSLDSGAYLSSLCRTRIGEYHLKDAWQITDFASFVDKEKSLS
- a CDS encoding undecaprenyl-diphosphate phosphatase, which translates into the protein MTIIQAIILGIVEGLTEFLPISSTGHMIIASAIMGIEENDFVKMFEVVIQFGAILAVIILYWKRFVPRRNIKDTFNFYLKLLLAFIPAAIFGLLLKDKVDQMLGSVMVVAISLFLGGIVLLFIDRIFRKTEEGPYKPITNAMAFKIGCFQVISLIPGVSRSAATIIGGLTQKLNRKQAAEFSFFLAVPTMGAATLFDFLDYYKTITHDTIGPLLIGIVVSFIVAIVTIRAFISFLTKHGFLIFGIYRIIVGAIILILLSMGKHLFMQ
- a CDS encoding PhoH family protein, with product MTELIIHLDSIEPVDLLGINNSRLQTIKNAFPRVKITSRGNKIKIEGNTQDLELLEEKLNNMVHFIEKYGRLSDKAAEDLLDDIDPFEVDMPKHHPDAIVYGPNGIVVKAKTPNQKRMVDLAEDNDIIFAIGPAGTGKTYTAVALAVRALKNKEIRKIILTRPAVEAGENLGYLPGDLKEKIDPYLRPLYDALDDMIPLDKLNYYMANRVIEVAPLAFMRGRTLDHAYIILDEAQNTTEVQLKMFLTRIGSSAKCIVTGDITQIDLPKSQRSGLFKALSILSDIKGIGTVHLTENDVVRHPLVKKIIRAYEDSEPKEEIRNQTEITQQPPLN
- a CDS encoding SAM-dependent chlorinase/fluorinase, with translation MPVITLTTDLGTRDHYTGTVKGELMKAIPNVQIVDISNEIEPFNIMHGAFVLKNSYHHFPKGTCHLIGVNTLNEEGMSFLVVLNEGFIFIGPDNGFFGLMWEELPSTIFRIREDAAEMFSTLPIKDVFVLAAKHLLAGGDPEEIADKISTYRQSALGRPMINNNFIRCSIIYFDRFENAILNLTREEFEKAAHNRKFVVHFKRFDDIDAVSENYYSVPESEKLILFNSAGYLEIAINKGNAKGLLNLSVGDLVQIEFKG
- a CDS encoding T9SS type A sorting domain-containing protein; translation: MPCCIILSLRRKVGFASVLKNGPQVNLFPNPFAEQATVNFAVTDYMDCTFNLYDINGRLVKTLLDEQVKPGTNRFTFSLKYLVPGNYELIISSGSKFISSKKIIKE